A window of the Polaribacter batillariae genome harbors these coding sequences:
- a CDS encoding rhomboid family intramembrane serine protease — protein sequence MNNRITDTIKHLIIINVIFFIAVKVVGLNLYDQLAIWFPENDHFKVWQVFTHMFMHHPTFYLHIIMNMFGLWMFGTPLEQKWGKKKFLFFYFSAGLGAVLLPWAIDFYQFNSLVEKLVANGFNKLEVLSILNEGKYNTGWENILSSQGLDTLTTIFYTKSVGASGAIMGLLAAFGINFPDSKLALIFLPIPIAAKYFIPVLLGYEMLSGIFGWSSVFGINVAHFAHLGGAIVGGLIAWYWKKNQFKIN from the coding sequence ATGAATAACAGAATTACAGATACAATTAAACATCTAATAATAATTAATGTTATTTTCTTTATTGCTGTAAAAGTAGTTGGGTTAAACCTTTATGACCAATTGGCAATTTGGTTTCCAGAAAACGATCATTTTAAAGTTTGGCAAGTATTTACTCATATGTTTATGCATCATCCTACTTTTTATTTACATATTATAATGAATATGTTTGGTTTGTGGATGTTTGGTACTCCTTTAGAACAAAAATGGGGAAAGAAAAAATTCTTGTTTTTCTATTTTTCTGCAGGTCTAGGCGCTGTATTATTACCATGGGCTATCGATTTTTATCAATTTAATTCTTTAGTTGAAAAATTAGTTGCTAATGGGTTTAATAAATTAGAAGTTTTATCAATTTTAAATGAGGGAAAATACAACACAGGTTGGGAAAATATATTATCATCTCAAGGTTTAGATACACTAACAACAATATTTTATACTAAAAGTGTTGGGGCTTCTGGTGCTATTATGGGATTATTAGCTGCTTTTGGAATTAATTTTCCTGACTCTAAACTTGCCTTAATTTTTCTACCAATTCCTATTGCTGCAAAATATTTTATTCCTGTTCTATTAGGTTATGAAATGTTATCTGGAATTTTTGGTTGGTCTTCTGTTTTTGGTATTAATGTAGCTCACTTTGCACACTTAGGTGGTGCTATTGTTGGAGGTTTAATCGCTTGGTATTGGAAAAAAAATCAATTTAAAATAAATTAA
- a CDS encoding rhomboid family protein, with amino-acid sequence MSIINDIKSRYKGGNIVEKLIYINIAVFVITLLISILQGLYNNEGNFIVEWFSLDDDYNTLFIKPWTIISYGFLHGGFIHILFNLIALYFIGNLFIQYFTQKQLLNFYLLGTLSGGILYVFSQNYFPIFEGKSSYLVGASAGISAIFIGIATYMPNYQLKIPLIGFIKVWHLAAIWVGFDILGLIGDNAGGNFAHLGGSLFGFLYVYKASNKELNLWGSISSWFEKKEKPLKTVHKSGNKKQQKSKNNTPNQQQIDAILDKISKSGYDTLTKSEKEFLFKQGKR; translated from the coding sequence ATGAGTATTATAAACGACATAAAATCGCGTTATAAAGGTGGCAATATTGTAGAAAAACTTATCTATATTAATATTGCTGTTTTTGTTATCACATTACTAATTAGTATTTTACAAGGATTGTATAATAATGAAGGTAATTTTATTGTAGAATGGTTTTCTTTAGATGACGACTACAACACTTTATTTATAAAACCTTGGACCATTATTTCTTATGGTTTTTTGCACGGAGGTTTTATTCATATTTTATTTAATTTAATAGCGCTTTATTTTATCGGTAATTTATTTATCCAATATTTTACACAAAAACAATTGTTAAATTTCTATTTATTAGGAACTCTTTCTGGCGGAATATTGTATGTTTTTAGTCAAAATTATTTTCCGATTTTCGAAGGAAAATCTTCTTATTTAGTTGGAGCTTCCGCAGGAATTTCAGCCATTTTTATAGGAATTGCTACTTATATGCCTAATTATCAATTAAAAATTCCTTTAATCGGTTTTATAAAGGTTTGGCATTTGGCAGCAATTTGGGTGGGTTTCGATATTTTAGGTTTAATTGGCGACAATGCTGGTGGTAATTTTGCGCATTTAGGTGGCAGTTTGTTTGGTTTTTTATACGTTTATAAAGCAAGTAATAAAGAACTAAATCTTTGGGGTAGCATTTCTTCTTGGTTCGAAAAGAAAGAAAAGCCTTTAAAAACGGTTCATAAATCTGGAAATAAAAAACAACAAAAATCAAAAAATAATACCCCAAACCAACAACAAATTGATGCAATTTTAGATAAGATTAGCAAATCTGGTTACGACACGTTAACCAAATCTGAAAAAGAATTTTTATTTAAACAAGGCAAAAGATAA
- a CDS encoding endonuclease/exonuclease/phosphatase family protein: MKNLSFIDKIFYLLNSLLATLLLLSYLLPFISPSTIPFFAVLSLFVPVLIIINLVFFVYWLIKLKKQAFLSAFVLIIGWFSSPPFYKISSRSSSLNSDVKVMSYNVKAFDLFTNKKNDAETENTGFTFIKDKDPDILAIQEYYQSTKILLSYPYKFIKRKNDKGKFGMAIYSKYKIVNSGSLDFKNTSNNIIYADVVKQKDTIRVYNLHLESLRIKPNEENFGQENSEKLLKRVTNSFKKQVEQTNLFLTHEQQWKGKKIICGDFNNTAYSWVYNQITKSKKDAFTEAGQGLGKTFNYWFPMRIDFILTDENAIVNQFKSFSEKFSDHFPIQAKINWK, from the coding sequence ATGAAAAACTTATCCTTTATAGACAAGATTTTCTATTTATTAAATTCGCTGCTAGCAACTTTATTGTTACTATCTTATTTGTTGCCCTTTATTTCTCCAAGTACAATTCCGTTTTTTGCAGTTTTAAGTCTTTTTGTGCCTGTTTTAATTATTATAAACCTTGTTTTCTTTGTTTATTGGTTAATTAAATTGAAAAAACAAGCCTTTTTATCTGCATTTGTTTTAATAATTGGCTGGTTTTCTTCACCACCTTTTTATAAAATTTCAAGTAGAAGCTCGTCTTTAAACAGCGATGTAAAAGTAATGAGTTACAATGTAAAAGCATTTGATTTATTTACCAACAAAAAAAATGATGCCGAAACCGAAAATACTGGTTTTACTTTCATTAAAGATAAAGACCCCGATATTTTAGCAATTCAAGAATATTATCAATCTACAAAAATACTTCTTTCTTATCCTTATAAATTTATCAAAAGAAAAAACGACAAAGGAAAATTCGGAATGGCAATTTATTCGAAATATAAAATTGTAAACTCTGGATCTTTAGATTTTAAAAACACCTCTAATAATATTATTTATGCTGATGTTGTAAAGCAAAAAGACACCATTCGTGTGTATAATTTGCATTTAGAGTCGTTAAGAATTAAACCGAATGAAGAAAATTTTGGACAAGAAAATTCTGAGAAATTACTAAAAAGAGTAACCAATTCTTTTAAAAAACAAGTCGAACAAACCAACTTATTTTTAACGCACGAACAACAATGGAAAGGCAAAAAAATTATTTGTGGCGATTTTAACAACACTGCTTATTCTTGGGTGTACAACCAAATTACAAAGAGTAAAAAAGATGCCTTTACAGAGGCAGGCCAAGGTTTAGGGAAAACATTTAATTATTGGTTTCCTATGAGAATCGATTTTATTTTAACGGACGAAAATGCGATTGTAAATCAATTTAAATCTTTTTCCGAAAAATTTTCTGACCACTTTCCTATTCAAGCAAAAATTAATTGGAAATAA
- a CDS encoding IS982 family transposase: MIIYSKITEIFCLVDEFCKEYDQIVSKHLLGNPSKRPSVMSNSEVITITILFQLSGFRTFKHFYVYYLQKHMQDDFPATVSYNRFTELMQQNLMPMTLFLKTCCLGNSTGISFVDSTPVRVCSPKRIKNNKVFKGIATTGKSTIGWFHGFKLHIVINDKGEILNFCITQANVDDRTPLKKKSFLDKIYGKLYADKGYVGKDLMQLLFADGLHLITHIKNNMKNSLMTMSDKILLRKRSVIETVNDELKNICQIEHSRHRSFTNFLSNIIAGLIAYSFLPKKPAIKYQTVKSNQLTIY; the protein is encoded by the coding sequence ATGATAATCTACTCTAAAATTACTGAAATTTTCTGTCTTGTTGATGAATTTTGTAAAGAATATGACCAAATAGTCAGTAAACACCTTTTAGGCAATCCATCAAAACGTCCCAGTGTTATGTCAAATAGCGAGGTAATTACCATTACCATTTTGTTTCAGCTTAGTGGTTTTAGGACCTTTAAACACTTTTACGTGTATTACTTGCAAAAGCATATGCAAGATGATTTCCCAGCTACAGTTTCATACAATAGATTTACAGAACTCATGCAGCAAAACCTCATGCCAATGACTTTATTTTTAAAGACATGTTGTTTAGGTAATTCTACGGGTATTTCTTTTGTAGATTCTACACCTGTTAGAGTTTGCAGCCCCAAACGAATTAAGAATAATAAAGTATTTAAAGGCATTGCAACCACTGGAAAATCCACTATAGGATGGTTCCATGGCTTTAAATTGCATATCGTTATAAATGATAAAGGTGAAATCCTAAACTTCTGCATAACCCAAGCTAATGTTGATGATAGAACGCCATTAAAAAAGAAGTCTTTTTTAGATAAAATTTATGGTAAGTTATATGCGGACAAAGGTTATGTTGGAAAAGATTTAATGCAGTTACTTTTTGCTGATGGATTGCATTTAATTACTCATATTAAAAACAATATGAAGAATTCTTTAATGACAATGAGTGATAAAATTTTACTGCGTAAACGCTCTGTTATTGAAACCGTAAATGACGAACTCAAAAATATTTGTCAAATTGAACATTCTAGACATAGAAGTTTTACTAATTTCTTGTCAAACATAATCGCAGGTCTTATTGCATATAGCTTTTTACCAAAAAAACCTGCTATAAAATATCAGACTGTAAAGTCTAATCAGTTGACAATTTATTAA
- a CDS encoding antibiotic biosynthesis monooxygenase family protein codes for MMVNHLTPTYYAVIFSTILTEDISGYVEMSKKMELLAKQQKGYLGLESARNEIGITVSYWQTLEDIVAWKNNIEHTEARGLGREKWYKKYQLRICKVEREYGFEKNLEV; via the coding sequence ATGATGGTAAACCACTTAACTCCAACTTATTATGCTGTAATTTTCTCAACTATTTTAACTGAAGATATTTCTGGATATGTGGAAATGTCTAAGAAAATGGAACTTTTAGCAAAACAGCAAAAAGGGTATTTAGGACTAGAATCTGCAAGAAACGAAATAGGAATTACAGTTTCTTACTGGCAAACTTTAGAAGATATTGTCGCATGGAAAAACAACATCGAACACACAGAAGCTAGAGGTTTAGGAAGAGAAAAATGGTACAAAAAATACCAGCTACGAATTTGTAAAGTAGAACGAGAATATGGGTTTGAAAAGAACTTAGAGGTTTAA
- a CDS encoding GNAT family N-acetyltransferase: protein MIFETERLIVRKLIIDDLEGFHELESNSNVLKYATGEVKNFLDNKKELNDLLKKYDKKNNNFWIYAVENKLRKEFVGTVALVKDGADDEIGYRFLEKYWNNGFGLEICKGLISYCKKLKKPKIIGYVVDNNIASAKILKKCNFIVVDEFVNDNNLKETKYQLIL, encoded by the coding sequence ATGATTTTTGAAACAGAAAGGTTAATTGTTAGAAAGCTAATTATTGATGATTTAGAAGGCTTTCACGAGTTAGAAAGCAATTCTAATGTATTAAAATATGCTACAGGAGAAGTAAAAAACTTTCTTGATAATAAAAAAGAACTTAACGATTTGCTTAAAAAGTACGATAAAAAAAATAACAATTTTTGGATTTATGCAGTCGAAAACAAACTTCGTAAAGAATTTGTAGGTACAGTTGCTTTGGTAAAAGATGGAGCAGATGATGAAATTGGTTATCGTTTTTTAGAAAAATATTGGAATAATGGTTTTGGGTTAGAAATTTGCAAAGGTTTGATCTCTTATTGTAAAAAATTAAAAAAACCTAAAATAATTGGTTATGTGGTTGATAACAATATAGCATCTGCAAAAATCTTAAAGAAATGTAATTTTATAGTTGTTGATGAGTTTGTGAACGATAACAATTTAAAAGAAACAAAATACCAATTAATTTTATGA
- the mtaB gene encoding tRNA (N(6)-L-threonylcarbamoyladenosine(37)-C(2))-methylthiotransferase MtaB, producing the protein MNAKKKVAFYTLGCKLNFSETSTIARNFVNEGFERVNFDTKADVYVINTCSVTDNADKRFKSIVKNAIKKNDEAFLIAVGCYAQLKPEELANVNGVDLVLGATEKFNVTSYINDLTKNDVGEVYSCEISNADFYVGSYSIGDRTRAFLKVQDGCDYKCTYCTIPLARGISRSDTLENVITNAKEIASKGIKEIVLTGVNIGDYGKGEFGNKKHEHTFLELVKALDKVNGIHRLRISSIEPNLLKDETIDFVSKSNSFVPHFHIPLQSGSDELLKKMKRRYLRKTYTDRVAKIKEVMPNACIGVDVIVGFPGETDELFLETYNYLNNLDISYLHVFTYSERPNTEAINMEGVVAKKVRAKRSKMLRGLSAKKRRAFYESQLGNTLIALFESENKEGYIYGFTENYVKVKTPWNPNLVNTLHTITLTEIDDDGLVRFNFAKEKALL; encoded by the coding sequence ATGAATGCAAAAAAAAAAGTTGCTTTTTACACTTTAGGATGCAAATTAAATTTTTCGGAAACTTCTACCATTGCTCGTAATTTTGTAAACGAAGGTTTCGAACGTGTAAATTTCGATACAAAAGCAGATGTTTACGTGATAAATACCTGTTCTGTTACAGATAATGCAGACAAGCGTTTTAAATCGATTGTAAAAAACGCTATAAAGAAAAACGATGAAGCATTTTTAATTGCTGTGGGTTGTTATGCGCAATTAAAACCAGAAGAATTAGCTAATGTAAATGGTGTTGACTTGGTTTTAGGAGCTACAGAAAAATTTAACGTGACCAGCTATATTAACGATTTAACAAAAAATGATGTTGGCGAAGTCTATTCTTGCGAAATTTCTAATGCCGATTTTTACGTAGGCTCCTACTCTATTGGCGACAGAACTCGCGCATTTTTAAAAGTACAAGATGGTTGCGATTACAAATGCACCTATTGTACCATTCCATTGGCAAGAGGAATTTCTAGAAGCGATACTTTAGAAAATGTAATTACCAATGCCAAAGAAATAGCATCCAAAGGAATTAAAGAAATTGTTTTAACAGGTGTAAATATTGGCGATTACGGAAAAGGCGAATTTGGTAACAAAAAACACGAACACACCTTTTTAGAGTTGGTAAAAGCATTAGATAAAGTCAATGGAATTCATAGACTTAGAATATCATCAATAGAACCCAATTTATTAAAAGACGAAACCATAGATTTTGTTTCGAAATCGAATTCTTTTGTACCACATTTTCATATTCCATTGCAGTCTGGAAGCGACGAGTTGTTAAAGAAAATGAAACGAAGATATTTGCGTAAAACTTATACAGATAGAGTTGCTAAGATTAAAGAAGTTATGCCAAATGCGTGTATTGGCGTAGATGTAATTGTAGGTTTTCCTGGTGAAACAGACGAACTTTTTCTAGAAACTTATAATTATTTAAACAACTTAGACATTTCTTATTTACATGTTTTTACCTATTCTGAAAGACCCAATACAGAAGCCATAAATATGGAAGGCGTAGTTGCAAAAAAAGTACGTGCCAAACGCAGCAAAATGTTACGAGGTTTGTCTGCCAAAAAAAGAAGAGCTTTTTATGAATCGCAGTTAGGAAATACGTTAATAGCACTTTTTGAAAGCGAGAATAAAGAAGGATATATTTATGGTTTTACAGAAAATTATGTAAAAGTAAAAACACCCTGGAACCCTAATTTGGTAAACACTTTACACACAATAACCCTTACAGAAATTGATGATGATGGTTTGGTAAGATTCAACTTTGCGAAAGAAAAAGCACTACTGTAA
- a CDS encoding DUF6438 domain-containing protein, which translates to MKIYSILIFLFILSCHQAKSVKEKNNEQKPSVGKEVEAVKLKKEILYTNLLVVLKNPEDFNKIKTELKNSNLSIDKIIANNKTYKAVTVKVPADKTSFWIDNFTKTGNFSSVEINTETALKKVNYFSKKRLVSVVKTPCFGDCPVFEVTFFKDGNVYFWGKEYTLVKGFYKFKLKEPLLKKLNNLLKKTTFKNFESAKNSEKLKDYSNTFITYNDEKLMVKVWIDIPDEIAIAYDYIEGILIEKKLIE; encoded by the coding sequence ATGAAAATTTATTCCATTTTAATATTCCTATTCATTTTAAGTTGTCATCAAGCTAAAAGTGTAAAAGAAAAAAACAACGAACAAAAACCGTCTGTTGGTAAAGAAGTGGAAGCTGTGAAACTAAAAAAAGAAATTTTATATACAAATTTGTTAGTTGTTTTAAAAAACCCCGAAGATTTTAATAAAATTAAAACCGAGTTAAAAAACAGCAATTTATCTATCGACAAAATAATTGCTAACAACAAAACTTACAAAGCCGTAACTGTAAAAGTTCCTGCAGATAAAACTTCTTTTTGGATTGATAATTTTACTAAAACGGGTAATTTTTCTTCGGTTGAAATAAATACCGAAACTGCTTTAAAGAAAGTTAATTACTTCTCTAAAAAAAGATTGGTAAGCGTTGTAAAAACGCCTTGTTTTGGAGATTGTCCTGTTTTTGAAGTTACTTTTTTTAAAGACGGAAATGTATATTTTTGGGGTAAAGAATACACTTTGGTAAAAGGTTTTTATAAATTTAAGTTAAAAGAGCCTCTATTAAAAAAATTGAATAATTTATTAAAAAAAACAACGTTTAAAAATTTTGAAAGCGCTAAAAATTCCGAAAAATTAAAAGACTATTCAAACACATTTATTACTTATAATGATGAGAAATTAATGGTAAAAGTTTGGATAGACATTCCTGATGAAATTGCTATTGCTTACGATTACATCGAAGGAATTTTAATTGAAAAAAAATTAATTGAATAA
- a CDS encoding alpha/beta hydrolase: protein MKKIPIYFVPGLAAGPEIFENLELDPKKYRFYYLKWIKPLALEEDIDNYACRMSDEIKEKNPVLVGVSFGGIMVQEMAKFVNPRKVIIISSIKNQEELPKRFKFAKFTKAYKLFPTVVVENFEEYARYFLGKSLKKKAILYKKYLSVRNKKYLKWSIYNIIKWQQINPLKDVVHIHGTKDTVFPLKNIKNAIEIKGGTHAMILTKAKKISQIIDDVLTC from the coding sequence ATGAAAAAAATCCCTATATATTTTGTTCCAGGATTGGCGGCAGGTCCCGAAATTTTCGAAAACTTAGAATTAGATCCCAAAAAATATCGTTTTTATTATTTAAAATGGATAAAACCTTTGGCATTAGAAGAAGACATCGATAACTATGCCTGTAGAATGAGTGACGAAATTAAAGAGAAAAATCCGGTTTTAGTAGGAGTTTCTTTTGGTGGAATTATGGTACAAGAAATGGCAAAATTTGTAAACCCTAGAAAAGTTATTATTATTTCTAGTATTAAAAATCAAGAAGAACTCCCAAAAAGATTCAAGTTTGCAAAATTCACAAAGGCTTATAAACTTTTTCCAACTGTTGTTGTAGAAAATTTCGAAGAATATGCACGCTACTTTTTAGGAAAATCTTTAAAGAAAAAAGCAATCTTGTATAAAAAATACCTTTCTGTTAGAAATAAAAAATACTTAAAATGGTCTATTTACAATATTATTAAGTGGCAGCAAATAAACCCATTAAAAGACGTTGTTCATATCCATGGTACAAAAGACACTGTTTTTCCATTAAAAAACATAAAAAATGCTATCGAAATTAAAGGAGGTACTCATGCAATGATATTAACAAAGGCTAAAAAAATATCTCAAATTATTGATGACGTTTTAACTTGTTAA
- a CDS encoding lytic transglycosylase domain-containing protein produces MKTPQRYLSLLSVAIVTAVFFNAMQKTDTSIPTGTDPQTQTHPMYKIKSLKLPENLNLAGERVPIEIKDVKERMERELLVNTYWQSNGLLLIKRANKYFPVLEPLLKKYGLPDDFKFLALAESGFIDETSSAGAAGMWHFMRKTGREYGLEINSNVDERYHIEKSTKVAAEYLKKSKERFNSWTLAAAAYNAGNYGIAKRLAAQEIDNYYDAKLPDETERYVFRILALKEIISNPKKYGFVFEKEDLYTLEKTRTIKVDTAISNIIHFAKKFGMNYKEFKIYNPWLRENKLNNKSRKLYEIKIPVK; encoded by the coding sequence ATGAAAACTCCTCAACGTTATTTATCTCTATTAAGTGTAGCTATTGTTACTGCTGTTTTTTTTAATGCCATGCAAAAAACGGACACAAGTATTCCTACAGGTACAGATCCACAAACGCAAACGCATCCAATGTATAAGATAAAATCTTTAAAACTTCCAGAAAATTTAAATCTGGCTGGAGAAAGAGTGCCCATAGAGATTAAAGATGTGAAAGAGCGAATGGAAAGAGAATTATTGGTAAATACCTACTGGCAATCTAATGGTTTGTTGCTTATAAAACGTGCGAATAAATACTTTCCTGTTTTAGAACCTTTATTAAAAAAATACGGTTTACCAGACGATTTTAAGTTTTTAGCCTTAGCAGAAAGTGGTTTTATAGATGAAACTTCGTCTGCAGGAGCTGCAGGAATGTGGCATTTTATGAGAAAAACAGGAAGAGAATATGGTTTAGAAATAAACAGCAATGTCGATGAACGCTACCATATCGAAAAATCTACCAAAGTTGCTGCAGAATATTTAAAAAAATCGAAAGAACGTTTTAATTCTTGGACATTGGCTGCAGCTGCATATAATGCTGGAAATTATGGAATTGCTAAACGATTAGCAGCACAAGAGATAGATAATTATTACGATGCAAAACTACCTGATGAAACAGAAAGATATGTATTTAGAATTTTAGCTTTAAAAGAAATTATCTCGAATCCTAAAAAATATGGCTTTGTATTCGAAAAAGAAGATTTATATACTTTAGAAAAAACACGAACGATAAAAGTAGATACTGCAATTTCTAATATTATTCATTTTGCCAAAAAATTTGGTATGAATTATAAAGAGTTTAAAATTTATAACCCATGGTTAAGAGAGAATAAATTAAATAATAAAAGTAGAAAATTGTACGAGATTAAAATTCCTGTAAAGTAA
- a CDS encoding cold-shock protein, producing MNKGTVKFFNESKGFGFITEEGNNKEHFVHVSGLVDEIRENDEVEFDLQDGKKGLNAVNVKVL from the coding sequence ATGAATAAAGGTACCGTAAAATTTTTCAATGAGTCTAAAGGATTCGGATTTATCACTGAAGAAGGAAACAACAAAGAGCATTTTGTACATGTGTCAGGATTAGTAGATGAAATTCGCGAAAACGACGAAGTTGAATTTGACTTACAAGATGGTAAAAAAGGATTAAACGCAGTAAACGTAAAAGTATTATAA
- a CDS encoding cold-shock protein, whose product MNKGTVKFFNESKGFGFITEEGNNKEHFVHVSGLIDEIRENDEVEFDLQDGRKGLNAVNVRVI is encoded by the coding sequence ATGAATAAAGGTACCGTAAAATTTTTCAATGAATCTAAAGGATTCGGATTCATCACTGAAGAAGGAAACAACAAAGAACATTTTGTACATGTTTCAGGTTTAATTGATGAAATTCGTGAAAACGATGAAGTTGAATTTGATTTACAAGATGGAAGAAAAGGATTGAACGCAGTAAACGTAAGAGTTATATAA
- a CDS encoding NAD(P)H-dependent flavin oxidoreductase — translation MENKITKLFNIKYPVIQGGMIWVSGWRLASAVSNAGGLGLIGAGSMYPEVLREHIQKCKKATHKPFGVNVPMLYPDIEKIMDILIEEDVKIVFTSAGNPKTWTSFLKEKKIIVVHVVSSVKFALKAALAGVDAVVCEGFEAGGHNGREETTTFTLIPMVKEQVKIPVIAAGGIGSGRGMLAAMVLGADGVQIGSRFAATEESSAHENFKQTIVNVKDGDTHVTLKELAPVRLVKNKFYNDVQELYSKKPSLQQLKELLGRARAKKGMFEGDLEEGELEIGQIAGLIHEIKPAKEVLDSIIKEFNEVKTLVNSF, via the coding sequence ATGGAAAATAAAATTACGAAACTTTTCAACATAAAATATCCAGTAATTCAAGGAGGAATGATTTGGGTTTCTGGTTGGAGACTGGCATCTGCAGTTTCTAATGCTGGTGGTTTGGGCTTAATTGGTGCAGGTTCTATGTATCCAGAAGTTTTGCGTGAACATATTCAAAAATGTAAAAAAGCCACACACAAACCTTTTGGAGTAAATGTGCCTATGTTGTATCCAGATATCGAAAAAATTATGGATATTCTTATCGAAGAAGATGTAAAAATTGTTTTTACTTCTGCTGGAAATCCAAAAACTTGGACTTCTTTTTTAAAAGAAAAAAAAATTATAGTAGTGCATGTGGTAAGTTCTGTAAAATTTGCTTTAAAAGCTGCATTAGCTGGTGTAGATGCCGTAGTTTGTGAAGGTTTTGAAGCTGGAGGACACAATGGAAGGGAAGAAACCACTACCTTTACACTAATTCCCATGGTAAAAGAGCAAGTAAAAATACCGGTAATTGCAGCTGGAGGAATTGGTTCTGGACGAGGAATGTTGGCAGCCATGGTTTTAGGTGCAGATGGCGTTCAAATAGGAAGCAGATTTGCAGCAACAGAAGAATCTTCGGCTCACGAAAATTTTAAACAAACGATTGTAAACGTAAAAGATGGCGACACACATGTAACTTTAAAAGAGCTAGCTCCTGTACGTTTGGTAAAAAATAAATTTTATAACGATGTACAAGAACTATATTCGAAAAAACCATCTTTACAACAACTAAAAGAACTATTGGGTAGAGCACGCGCTAAAAAAGGAATGTTTGAAGGAGATTTAGAAGAAGGCGAATTAGAAATAGGGCAAATTGCAGGATTAATCCACGAAATAAAACCAGCAAAGGAAGTTTTAGACAGTATTATTAAAGAATTTAACGAAGTTAAAACCCTAGTAAACAGTTTTTAA